Genomic segment of Acidimicrobiia bacterium:
CCGGCTCGTCCGGGGGGAGGAGCACGGTCTGGGAGACTCGGTGGGCGGTGGCGGTGAGGCCGCGACGGGTGGGTAGATCACCGTCCCGGGCGAGCGCGGCGAGCACGGCGAGCGACGGCCGACGACGAAGCAGGAGGGAGAGCGCGTGAGCGAGAAGCCGGTGCGCAAGGCGGTGATCCCGGCCGCGGGCCTCGGGACGCGGTTCCTGCCGGTGTCGAAGAGCCAGCCGAAGGAGATGCTGCCGGTCGTCGACAAGCCGTCGATCCAGTACGTCGTCGAGGAGGCCGTCGGTGCCGGGATCGACGACATCCTGATCATCACCGGCCGCGGCAAGCGGGCGATCGAGGACCACTTCGACCGGAACTTCGAGCTCGAGTTCTACCTGGAGCAGAAGGGCAAGCACGAGCTGCTGAAGGAGGTGCAGGGCACCTCCGAGATGGCGGACATCCACTACATCCGCCAGAAGGACCCGCTCGGGCTCGGGCACGCGGTGAGCGTGGCGCGTGACCACGTGGGCGACGAGCCGTTCGCGGTGTTGCTGGGCGACGACATCATGGTCGACGACTCCGCGCTGCTCCGGTCGATGATCGACGTGCACAACCGCTACGGGCGGTCGGTGCTCGCGCTGAAGGAGGTGACGCGCGAGGAGATCTCGCGCTACGGCAGCGCGGATCCCGAGCCGGTCGAGGACGGGCTCGTCCAGGTCCGCTCCATCGT
This window contains:
- the galU gene encoding UTP--glucose-1-phosphate uridylyltransferase GalU; the encoded protein is MSEKPVRKAVIPAAGLGTRFLPVSKSQPKEMLPVVDKPSIQYVVEEAVGAGIDDILIITGRGKRAIEDHFDRNFELEFYLEQKGKHELLKEVQGTSEMADIHYIRQKDPLGLGHAVSVARDHVGDEPFAVLLGDDIMVDDSALLRSMIDVHNRYGRSVLALKEVTREEISRYGSADPEPVEDGLVQVRSIVEKPAPEDAPSMLAAMGRYVFTPEIFEALDRIEPGTGGELQLTDAIGLLLETQTVYGRTFEEGRYDIGQKLDFLRANIELALDRPDLGADLEAFLVDLVHRRKLL